GCCCTTGGCGTTATGCCAGATTATCTATTTGATGGAAAAGGGATGCGTATCGATGGCGTTACCGAAGGAAGACCGGCGGCCAAGGCTGGACTTCTAAAAGGTGATGTGGTCATACAACTGGGTGATAGTACCGTGGTTGATATGATGAGTTACATGCGCGCACTGTCCGCCTTTGAAGAAGGAGATACGACCCAGGTTAGGGTCAATAGAAACGGTGAACAGAAGAAGGCGACCATCACTTTTTAAATTTGATGTAATTTTGCAGACCAAAGCACACGAAGATGCCTAAAATAGGAGACATACAATTAACCGATTTTCCCTTGTTGCTTGCACCGATGGAAGATGTAAGCGACCCGCCGTTCCGTGCGCTGTGCAAGGAGCAGGGAGCCGATGTGGTGTATACGGAATTCATCTCTTCGGAAGGTCTTATCAGGGACGCCGCCAAGAGCGTTATGAAGCTGGATATCTATGAGAAGGAAAGACCTGTGGGCATTCAGATTTTCGGCGCCAATCTGGAGTCCATGTTACGGTCGGTAGAAATTGTAGAGAAATCCGGTCCGGATATTATTGACATTAATTTTGGCTGCCCCGTAAAAAAAGTGGTTTCTAAAGGTGCCGGTGCCGGTATTCTAAAGGATATTGATTTAATGGTATCCTTGACCAAGGCCATGGTGGAACACACCAAACTTCCGGTAACGGTAAAGACCCGTTTGGGGTGGGACGAGGATTCCATAAAAATAGTTGAGGTGGCCGAACGTTTACAGGATGTAGGCTGCAAGGCCATAGCTATTCATGGCAGAACGCGGGCACAGATGTACAAAGGAAATGCCGATTGGCATCCCATTGCGGCGGTAAAGAACAACCCTAGGATGCACATACCCGTCTTTGGAAACGGTGACGTAGATTCTCCGGAGGCCGCGATGAAAATGCGCGATGAATTTGGTCTCGACGGTGCTATGATAGGCAGGGCCAGCATAGGATATCCATGGTTTTTCAGAGAGGTAAAACACTACTTTGAAACAGGTACACATTTGGCGCCGCCAACTATGCAAGAACGCGTAGATGCCGCTAGGAGACACTTGCAAATGTCCATTGCATGGAAAGGTGAAAAACTGGGCGTTTTTGAAACCCGTAGGCACTATACCAATTATTTTAAGGGCATTCCCAATTTTAAGGAGTACCGCATGAAGATGGTTACCAGTGACGAATCCGTAGATGTTTTCGCCGCTTTTGACGAGGTGTTACAGAAATTCGGAGACCACGAATTTAGTTTAGGCTGAGATTAATTTCTTATTGATCCGACTACTGGCAATTTTTGAAGCGATGACCCCAAGAACCAATATGGTTCCTAGGACTATAAAAACATTTAGGAGTCTATATTCTACCGGATAGGCCAGCGATGGGGTAATCCGGAGCCATCCAAAGAGCAGTTGCGACCATATCAGTAAGGAGCCTATTAAAACACCTATGATTCCGCCTAGGCCTGTGACCAAGACCCCTTGCACAAAATAGATGCGCCGAAGTTCTTTGATGGTAGTCCCTAAACTGAACAGGGTTTTGGAGTTCTGTTGTTTGTCCAGTATCATCATAATAATGGCGCCGACTACGTTAAAAAGGGCGATAATTAGTACAAGTGTAAAGATGAGGTAGGTGGCAACATTTTCTGTATTCAGCATTTTGTAGAGCGTGCTGTTCAGTTCTTCCCTGTTTTTTAGTGCTATATCATCACCTAAAATGCTATTTAAAGAGGCTCTAACCTCTTGAATATTCGCATCGTCATCAAGCTTAAAATTAATACCGGAATATTGGGTTTCGTCCTTTTCCAGCAAAGCCTGTGTAAGCGCTAGGTCGGCAAAGACATATTTATTGTCCAAATCCGCTTCCACGGCGTATACACCGGCAATGACCATTGGTGCCTGATTGTATAAAGAACGTATG
This genomic window from Maribacter sp. MJ134 contains:
- the dusB gene encoding tRNA dihydrouridine synthase DusB; the encoded protein is MPKIGDIQLTDFPLLLAPMEDVSDPPFRALCKEQGADVVYTEFISSEGLIRDAAKSVMKLDIYEKERPVGIQIFGANLESMLRSVEIVEKSGPDIIDINFGCPVKKVVSKGAGAGILKDIDLMVSLTKAMVEHTKLPVTVKTRLGWDEDSIKIVEVAERLQDVGCKAIAIHGRTRAQMYKGNADWHPIAAVKNNPRMHIPVFGNGDVDSPEAAMKMRDEFGLDGAMIGRASIGYPWFFREVKHYFETGTHLAPPTMQERVDAARRHLQMSIAWKGEKLGVFETRRHYTNYFKGIPNFKEYRMKMVTSDESVDVFAAFDEVLQKFGDHEFSLG
- a CDS encoding ABC transporter permease, whose protein sequence is MNFPLYIAKRYVRSKSSQNAVNIINFITFLVIVIGSAALFIVLSGFAGLKTFSLSFTNSFDPELKALPVTGKFFRLTPAQEQKLSAVEGLAHYAKEIEEKVYLEHKGKNHIAYIKGIDSNYIKVIPVDSTLYIGDWALNEKQVVSGIGIANILGVTINQFRSPMQIYAFKPGTGSISQQSIRSLYNQAPMVIAGVYAVEADLDNKYVFADLALTQALLEKDETQYSGINFKLDDDANIQEVRASLNSILGDDIALKNREELNSTLYKMLNTENVATYLIFTLVLIIALFNVVGAIIMMILDKQQNSKTLFSLGTTIKELRRIYFVQGVLVTGLGGIIGVLIGSLLIWSQLLFGWLRITPSLAYPVEYRLLNVFIVLGTILVLGVIASKIASSRINKKLISA